The following is a genomic window from Spirosoma foliorum.
AACCAACCACTTTCCCTTATGCAATCTTATTCAGGCCTACTTGCCTTACTTAGTACGATTATACTGGCCTCCTGCTCAGCTCATAGCGAGAAAAAGCAGGAGTCGGCGCCAACACTCCCGGTCATTCAGTTAACCCAACAGGATGCCACCCTCGATCACGATTATGCCAGCAACCTGGAAGCCGTGCAGAATGTGGAGGTCCGGGCCCGGGTAGCGGGCTATCTGGATAAGATTCTGGTCGATGAAGGAAAGCCCGTTCATAAAGGACAGCTGCTATTTCAACTCAACCCAACTGAATATCAGGTGGAAGTAGACCGGGCACAGTCCAGTCTGGAGAGTGCGATGGCCCAGGCCGAATCAGCGGAAGTGGAAATGGGCCGGGTGAAACTGCTGGTCACTAAAAATGTGATTTCGCCTTCTGAGCTAAAGCTGGCCAAATCGAAACTGGAAACCGCCCGGGCGGGTATCAATGGAGCCCGATCCGCCCTGAACAAAGCCCGGTTTCATGTCTCGCTGACCAGTATTCGGGCTCCCTTCGACGGGGTTATCAACCGACTTCCCTTCAAACGGGGTAGCCTGATTGAAGAGGGCGCTCTGCTGACTACCCTCTCCGACCTGAGGGAGATGTATGCCTATTTCAATGTATCGGAGAAAGAATATCTATCCTTCATCAAAAAACGGCTCGACCCCGAAAAAACGACCGTTCGGGAAGTCGACTTGCTGCTGGCCGATGATTCGCCTTATCCCTATAAAGGCAAAATCGAAACCACCGAAACGGTCTTCGAAGGCAACTCCGGTACCATTGCGTTCCGGGCTACTTTCCCCAACCCCAAACGCCTGCTCCGGCACGGGGCTACGGGCAAAATTCGGCTGGAGACCGACGTGGACGATGCCATTCTGGTGCCTCAACGAGCCGTTTTTGAAGTGCAGGACAAAAACTTCGTGTATGTCGTTGACGCATCCAATAAAGTCCGAAGCCGAAGCTTTATCCCCAGCAGCCGGGTCGACCAGTTTTACATCGTTCAATCGGGCCTAAAGCCTGGCGATCGTATTGTCTACGAGGGAATTCAGAGCCTCAAAGATGGTATGCGCATTGTCCCGAAAGCACTTCCCGCCAAACGCCTACAGGCCCTCTATGCGTCGGCCCGCTAATAAATGACTCGTAACGACTCCCCATACCTATGTTTACTATATTCGTTAAACGACCTTTACTCTCCACCGCCATTTCGGTCCTGATTGTGCTGATGGGCGTGCTGGCCCTGACGGGGCTGCCCGTTACACAGTTTCCCGACATTGTGCCCCCATCGGTCACCGTAACCACCAGGTACACGGGAGCCAGCGCCGATGTCTGCGTCAAGGCCGTGGCTACCCCGCTCGAACGAGCCATTAATGGGGTGCCCAACATGACGTATATGACGTCCATTTCGGGCAATGATGGCACGACCCTCATCACGGTGTTCTTTAAAGTGGGGACCGATCCCGATCTGGCGGCCGTAAACGTGCAAAACCGGGTGACGACCGTCATGGACGAGCTGCCCGAAGAAGTCATCAAGGCGGGGGTCGTGACCGAAAAAGAGGTCAACAGCATGCTGCTGTACCTCAATATTGTCAGTGATGATCCAAAAGTGGATGAAAAATTCATCTACAATTTCGCCGACATCAATGTGCTGGCCGAACTGAAGCGGATTGACGGGGTGGGTTTTGCGGCCATTATGGGCAGCCGGGATTACTCCATGCGGGTCTGGCTCAAACCCGACCGCATGACCGCCTATGATGTATCGCCCGACGAAGTGATCGCCGGTATTCGCAAGCAGAATGTCGAAGCGGCTCCGGGTAAAGCGGGCGAAAGCGCCGACCGCGATCCCCAAACGCTTCAATATGTACTCCGCTACACGGGTAAGTTTTTTGAACCGGCTCAGTACGAAAACCTCATCCTGCGCACCAACGCCGACGGCTCTCCCCTGCGCCTGAAAGATGTGGCCGACGTGGAATTCGGCTCGCTGGATTATGGCGTTCTCTCCAAAAACGACGGACGTCCCTCGGCGGCCATCATGCTCAAACAACGGCCCGGCTCCAACGCCAGCGATGTGATTGCCAATGTAAAAACGCGGATGGCCGAACTGAAAGAAAGCTCGTTTCCAACCGGCATGACCTACAATTATGCCTACGACGTGTCGCGGTTTCTGGATGCCTCTATTCATGAAGTTGTCCGTACGTTGATCGAAGCCTTTGTGCTGGTGTTTATCATCGTGTTCCTGTTTTTGCAGGACTGGCGGTCCACGCTGATCTGCGCGCTGGCCGTACCAGTGGCCCTGATCGGCACCTTTGCCTTTATGAGCCTGATCGGCTTCTCGATTAACCTGCTCACCCTGTTTGCCCTGGTGCTGGCCATCGGAATTGTGGTCGATAATGCCATTGTGGTGGTAGAGGCTGTTCACGCTAAAATGGAGGAGTCCCACCTGACGCCCCGAGCCGCTACCTTTTCGGCCATGAGTGACATTGCCGGCGCCATCGTGGCCATTACGCTCGTCATGTCGGCGGTGTTTATTCCGGTCGCCTTTATGTCGGGGCCGGTGGGTATTTTCTACCGGCAGTTCTCGCTCACGCTGGCCATTGCGATTGTCATCTCCGGTGTCAATGCGCTGACCTTGACGCCCGCTCTCTGTGCGATTCTGCTCCGCCCCGTACACGGCGAGCAAAAAGGGCTGCTGGGTCGCTTCTTTGCCAAATTCAACCGGGGGTACGAATCGCTGGCGGGTAGGTATCAGGGATTACTCCGTCGGATGGCCAACCGGAGCGTTATCACCTGGGGGCTGTTACTGCTCTTTATCGTGGCCACCTGGGGCATCAGTATTGTGCTGCCGGGCGGTTTTATCCCGACCGAAGATCAGGGCATGATTTACGTCAACGTGACCACGCCCGCCGGGGCCACCGTCGACCGAACCGAGAAAGTCATGGATGCCATCGAAGCGGTGGCCTCGGAGCAGGAATCGGTTGAGAACGTATCAACGCTGGCGGGCTATAGCCTGCTGACCGACGGGGCGGGGGCTTCCTATGGCATGGGCATGATTAACCTCAAGCCCTGGGAGGAGCGCCACCAGTCGATGCAGGAACTGATTGCCACGCTGGAAGAAAAAACCAAAGGGATTACCGATGCGACGATTCAGTTTTTCCCGCCCCCTACCGTACCTGGCTTTGGTAATTCGAGTGGCTTTGAGCTCCGTATGCTGGATCGGGGCCGCAGTGGTGATCTGAATCAAACGGCTAAGGCCGCGCAGGATTTTATAGCGGCCCTGAAAAAACGGCCCGAAATCAGCGATGCCTTTACCAGCTTCGATCCTAATTTCCCCCAGTATCTGCTGCATGTCGATCAGGAGAAAGCGTCCCAGAAAGGCGTTTCCATCGACAACGCCATGAGTACGCTGCAAACGATGATGGGCAGTTATTATGCGTCCAACTTCATCCGCTTCGGGCAGATGTATAAAGTGATGGTGCAGGCGGCCCCCAGTTACCGAACCAAACCCGAAGATGTGCTGAACATGCGGGTCAAGAACGACCAGGGCGAAATGGTACCCTATGCCAACTTCGTTACCCTGGAGCGCGTTTACGGCCCCGAGCAGCTGACCCGTTACAACATGTACACCTCGGCCATGATCAATGGCGATGCGGCCCCCGGCTATAGCAGCGGTGACGCGATCCGGGCTGTTCAGGAAGTAGCTGCTCAGACGTTGCCCAAAGGCTACGCGTATGAGTGGTCGGGTATGTCGCGGGAGGAGGTCGAGTCAGGGAACCAGGCGATTTACATTTTCGCGATCTGTTTAGTGTTCGTGTATATTCTGCTGATGGCGCAATACGAAAGTGTGTTTTTGCCGCTGTCGGTCCTGCTGTCGCTACCCACGGGCATATTCGGGTCTTTTTTCTTTCTCTACCTGATGGGCCTTCAGAACAACATCTACGCGCAGGTAGCACTGGTGATGCTCATTGGCCTGCTGGGTAAAAACGCCATTCTGATCGTTGAGTTTGCCAGCCAGCGGCAGAAGGAAGGTTTACCGATTGTGAAAGCAGCCATCGAGGGTGCGGTTTCCCGTTTACGCCCGATCCTGATGACTTCCTTCGCCTTTATCGCGGGCCTGATTCCGCTCTGCCTGGCAACGGGTGCGGGTGCGTTGGGCAACCGATCCATTGGAACGGCAGCGGCCGGGGGTATGCTGACGGGTACGTTGTTCGGACTGGTCATTGTACCCGGTCTGTACGTGTTCTTCGCCAAACTCGCCGAACGCTTTCAAACCAAGCCGCCAGTTGATGACGACCCGCTGGATCATCACGCGCAGGCGACCGAAATCGACATGATTGAACTATCCACCCAAACGCACGTCAATGGAAAAGTCATCCCCAAATAAGCCAACACGTAATATCGCGGCAATCAAGCCATTACACCGAATACGGGCTATGTTGGCTCCGTGTAGTGTTACCTGTCTACTCTTCCTAAGCGGTTGTCAGTTACCCAATACTGTACTTCAGTCCGCCAACCGGCCCCTACCTGTTTCCTTTGCAGGCCAATCGGATTCGACGGGGATTGCCCGGCAAAACTGGCGGACGTTCTTTGCTGATCTCCAGTTGACGCAGCTGATTGACACCGCCTTAGCCAGTAATCTGGATCTACGGATCGCGACCCAACGGATCGAGATGGCCCGCGCGTCCTTCCTGTATAGCCAGGGGGCGCTGGTCCCTCAGGTCAATGCCGTGGCGTCGGCGGGAGTTGACCGATACGGGCAGTACACCATGAACGGGGTTGGGAATTACGATACCAATTTATCGGATAATATTCGGGGCAAGCAACTAACGCCCAACCCTACTCCCGACTATTTTTTGGGTGCCCGCAGCAGTTGGGAAATCGACATCTGGGGCAAGCTGCACAACCGAAAAAAAGCGGCCTACCTGCGCCTGCTCGCGTCGGAGAAGGGCCGCCATGCCGTGATAACCGCCCTGGTGGCTGAAATTGCCCGGCACTACTACGCCCTGCTGGCCCTGGATGGTGAACTGGAAATTCTCCAGAAAAACATTGACTATCAACAGAATGCGCTGGAGCTTGTCCGCATCCAGAAAGAAGCGGGTCGGGTCACAGAACTGGCCGTTCAGCAATTCTCGGCCCAACTCTTGAATACCCGAAGTCGGCAGGGGCAGGTACGCCAGCAGATTGTCGATCATGAGAATCAGTTAAACCGCTTACTGGGTCGCTATCCGCAACCTATTGCCCGGGGAAAATCCCTCCAGGACCGCGACCTTCCCGGCCAGGTACAGACGGGTATCCCGGCGCAGATGCTGGTTCGCCGACCCGACATCCGACAGGCAGAACTTGATCTTCAGGCCGCCCATATTGACATCGACGTTGCCCGAGCCGAGTTTCTGCCTAGCCTGAACCTGACAGCTTATTTAGGTCTAAACGCCTTCCGGACGGGGGTGCTGTTCAACCCGGCGTCCCTGGCTGCGGGTTTGCTGGGTGGTTTGTCGGCCCCCATCCTGAATCGACGCGCCGTGAAAGCCAACTATCAGCAGACGGTGGCACAGAGCCGGGAATCGTTGTATCGGTATCAGCAGGCTATTCTGACGGGCTTCAGCGAGGTGTCGACCCAATTGCGGGGCGTCGAGAATTACCGTTCGGTGGCCGAGTTGCAGGCGCAGGAAGTAGCCGTTTTGGAACAGGCCGTCTCGACATCAAACGATTTGTTTCGGGGTGGGTATGCCTCCTATCTGGAAGTGATCACGGCCCAACGGAGCGTGCTGGAAGCCGAACTGGCGCTCATCACCACCAAGCAGTCCCAGTTCCTGGCCCTGACGGATTTGTACCGGGCGTTGGGGGGCGGTTGGGAGTAGATCGGAATACTCTCGAAAAAACTATAATTTTACCTGGTGTCAACAAATCTAAATTATTGTGAACAATTCAAATGAACATAAAGCTATATTCATCCGTCGGTGTCCACTATGGTTTGTTGTACTGCTTTTCTTCCTGCTTGGTGCAAAAGCGGACCAACCCGCAGACCGAATTATAGGCCGGTGGCAATTCCCTTCCAAGGGGTCTAGCGTTGATATTTACCGACAAGGTGGTCTTTACTTTGCCCGGGTAGCCGAAGTTGACCAGGCAGGCGAGCAAAACTTCGGCTTAATGAAAGATAGCCTTCTCATCCGTGACCTCCGTTTCGATGGAGAGGTTTGGGCTGGGGGACGCTTAATTCACCCAAAGACTGGGATTTCTTTAAGCGCTGAGGTGGAAATGTCCAGGCCGCAGGTCATAAACGTAACCATCTATAAAGGCATCAAACTACTTCACCGGAAATTCATAATGACTCGTCAGGAAAAGCACTAGCATTCAGCAGCGTTCCTGATAAGTCGCCTTTCACATCTATCAGCTGTTGTCCTTCGTAATGGATGGATTACAGATACCGTTCATAGTCTGCCCATTCGTCAATATCGGTTAGCTCGCCGAGTCGGGCGAAGGTCAGATTATGTTGCAAAATAGCTAGTTCCGTGAGTTGGCAAAGCTCCGGCTGACTCCAGGGCATGTCCCGAAATAAAAACGCCTGAAGCTGATTCATGCCCAGTAAATAATACCCCCCATCGGTAGCCGGGCCGATGACTACGTCTACCGTATCGAGTACCCGAATGGCCTGGTTGATATGATCGGGGGTTATCTCGAGACAGTCGCTGCCAATGATGATGACCTTATTTGCGCCGGTGGCAAACTGTTCCTGAAACGCATTGGCCATTCGCTCACCCAGATCAGCACCCGTTTGTTGATACTTTGGGTATTGATTCCAGCCATCATCTGGGTTGATAAAATCACCGTAATAAACGACGCACTCGTTTGCAAAGGAATGGGCTAGCTGTTGAGTATAGGCCAACAGGTGGCTATATACCTCAACTGCTCTGGCATCTCCCACGGTGCGGGCGATCCTGGTTTTTACCTGACCCGGAATCGGATTTTTTACAAAGACAATAAGACGGTTGGCGGTCATACGCTTAGGTAATAAATGCGTGAGCTTCAAGCAGCGGCTACCTGCCAAACGGTTAACTTGCAGAAAAAGTTAGGCCAACTACTCTATTTACCATGCTTGAACAAATTCAGCAGGCGACCCAGTTTATTCAGTCAAAAACACAACGAACACCCCGGATTGGGATTATTCTGGGCACTGGTCTCGGTGCCCTGGCCAAAGAACTGACAATTGAAACAACGCTACCCTACGAAACGATTCCACACTTTCCGCTATCGACGGTTGAGTTTCACTCGGGTAAATTGCTTCTGGGAACGCTGGAGGGCAAGCCG
Proteins encoded in this region:
- a CDS encoding efflux RND transporter periplasmic adaptor subunit, which translates into the protein MQSYSGLLALLSTIILASCSAHSEKKQESAPTLPVIQLTQQDATLDHDYASNLEAVQNVEVRARVAGYLDKILVDEGKPVHKGQLLFQLNPTEYQVEVDRAQSSLESAMAQAESAEVEMGRVKLLVTKNVISPSELKLAKSKLETARAGINGARSALNKARFHVSLTSIRAPFDGVINRLPFKRGSLIEEGALLTTLSDLREMYAYFNVSEKEYLSFIKKRLDPEKTTVREVDLLLADDSPYPYKGKIETTETVFEGNSGTIAFRATFPNPKRLLRHGATGKIRLETDVDDAILVPQRAVFEVQDKNFVYVVDASNKVRSRSFIPSSRVDQFYIVQSGLKPGDRIVYEGIQSLKDGMRIVPKALPAKRLQALYASAR
- a CDS encoding TIGR04282 family arsenosugar biosynthesis glycosyltransferase gives rise to the protein MTANRLIVFVKNPIPGQVKTRIARTVGDARAVEVYSHLLAYTQQLAHSFANECVVYYGDFINPDDGWNQYPKYQQTGADLGERMANAFQEQFATGANKVIIIGSDCLEITPDHINQAIRVLDTVDVVIGPATDGGYYLLGMNQLQAFLFRDMPWSQPELCQLTELAILQHNLTFARLGELTDIDEWADYERYL
- a CDS encoding TolC family protein, giving the protein MLAPCSVTCLLFLSGCQLPNTVLQSANRPLPVSFAGQSDSTGIARQNWRTFFADLQLTQLIDTALASNLDLRIATQRIEMARASFLYSQGALVPQVNAVASAGVDRYGQYTMNGVGNYDTNLSDNIRGKQLTPNPTPDYFLGARSSWEIDIWGKLHNRKKAAYLRLLASEKGRHAVITALVAEIARHYYALLALDGELEILQKNIDYQQNALELVRIQKEAGRVTELAVQQFSAQLLNTRSRQGQVRQQIVDHENQLNRLLGRYPQPIARGKSLQDRDLPGQVQTGIPAQMLVRRPDIRQAELDLQAAHIDIDVARAEFLPSLNLTAYLGLNAFRTGVLFNPASLAAGLLGGLSAPILNRRAVKANYQQTVAQSRESLYRYQQAILTGFSEVSTQLRGVENYRSVAELQAQEVAVLEQAVSTSNDLFRGGYASYLEVITAQRSVLEAELALITTKQSQFLALTDLYRALGGGWE
- a CDS encoding efflux RND transporter permease subunit translates to MFTIFVKRPLLSTAISVLIVLMGVLALTGLPVTQFPDIVPPSVTVTTRYTGASADVCVKAVATPLERAINGVPNMTYMTSISGNDGTTLITVFFKVGTDPDLAAVNVQNRVTTVMDELPEEVIKAGVVTEKEVNSMLLYLNIVSDDPKVDEKFIYNFADINVLAELKRIDGVGFAAIMGSRDYSMRVWLKPDRMTAYDVSPDEVIAGIRKQNVEAAPGKAGESADRDPQTLQYVLRYTGKFFEPAQYENLILRTNADGSPLRLKDVADVEFGSLDYGVLSKNDGRPSAAIMLKQRPGSNASDVIANVKTRMAELKESSFPTGMTYNYAYDVSRFLDASIHEVVRTLIEAFVLVFIIVFLFLQDWRSTLICALAVPVALIGTFAFMSLIGFSINLLTLFALVLAIGIVVDNAIVVVEAVHAKMEESHLTPRAATFSAMSDIAGAIVAITLVMSAVFIPVAFMSGPVGIFYRQFSLTLAIAIVISGVNALTLTPALCAILLRPVHGEQKGLLGRFFAKFNRGYESLAGRYQGLLRRMANRSVITWGLLLLFIVATWGISIVLPGGFIPTEDQGMIYVNVTTPAGATVDRTEKVMDAIEAVASEQESVENVSTLAGYSLLTDGAGASYGMGMINLKPWEERHQSMQELIATLEEKTKGITDATIQFFPPPTVPGFGNSSGFELRMLDRGRSGDLNQTAKAAQDFIAALKKRPEISDAFTSFDPNFPQYLLHVDQEKASQKGVSIDNAMSTLQTMMGSYYASNFIRFGQMYKVMVQAAPSYRTKPEDVLNMRVKNDQGEMVPYANFVTLERVYGPEQLTRYNMYTSAMINGDAAPGYSSGDAIRAVQEVAAQTLPKGYAYEWSGMSREEVESGNQAIYIFAICLVFVYILLMAQYESVFLPLSVLLSLPTGIFGSFFFLYLMGLQNNIYAQVALVMLIGLLGKNAILIVEFASQRQKEGLPIVKAAIEGAVSRLRPILMTSFAFIAGLIPLCLATGAGALGNRSIGTAAAGGMLTGTLFGLVIVPGLYVFFAKLAERFQTKPPVDDDPLDHHAQATEIDMIELSTQTHVNGKVIPK
- a CDS encoding DUF2147 domain-containing protein; this translates as MNNSNEHKAIFIRRCPLWFVVLLFFLLGAKADQPADRIIGRWQFPSKGSSVDIYRQGGLYFARVAEVDQAGEQNFGLMKDSLLIRDLRFDGEVWAGGRLIHPKTGISLSAEVEMSRPQVINVTIYKGIKLLHRKFIMTRQEKH